The Paenibacillus sp. MBLB1832 genome has a window encoding:
- a CDS encoding NAD(P)/FAD-dependent oxidoreductase translates to MKAYDFIVVGAGPAGIFACYEMTLLHPQARILLVDKGHDIYKRSCPILENKIKLCPPPAGKKDYAGCLPACSITSGFGGAGAYSDGKFNITTEFGGWMTDYLSPSKVMELIRYVDHINLQHGATDSITDPTTEAVKGIEQRSYAAGLKLLRAQVRHLGTEQNLSILKSIYEYLKTRIDMQFKTEVEDILTVKQGDKHIIQGILLKDGTELRSNHVMLAPGRDGSAWLTQVLKKRRLKMSNNQVDVGVRVETSDVVMREINEHLYEGKFVYNTSVGTRVRTFCSNPSGHVVVENHSGIMAANGHSYKDPALGSSNTNFALLVSHKFTEPFDKPNEYAREICKHANDLSSGGVIVQKFGDIMRGRRSTADRIREGFLEPTLAEAVPGDLGLVLPYNTMKSLIEMIHALEKVTPGIASEHTLFYGVEAKFYSARPKLTEHFETEIKGLYCGGDGAGITRGLAQAGAAGVWVARHISL, encoded by the coding sequence GTGAAAGCTTATGATTTTATCGTTGTAGGTGCAGGACCTGCAGGCATTTTTGCCTGCTATGAGATGACATTGCTCCACCCTCAAGCACGTATTCTCCTCGTCGACAAAGGCCACGATATATACAAACGCAGTTGTCCGATTCTTGAAAATAAAATCAAGCTGTGCCCCCCTCCAGCAGGCAAAAAAGACTATGCTGGCTGTCTTCCAGCTTGCTCGATCACTTCGGGCTTCGGCGGTGCAGGCGCTTATAGCGACGGTAAATTCAACATCACGACCGAATTCGGCGGTTGGATGACGGACTATTTGTCTCCGAGCAAAGTTATGGAGCTCATTCGTTATGTCGATCACATCAATCTGCAGCATGGCGCGACAGACTCGATTACCGATCCTACGACGGAAGCGGTCAAAGGTATCGAGCAGCGCTCTTACGCGGCGGGCTTGAAGTTGCTTAGAGCTCAAGTACGTCATCTCGGTACCGAGCAGAATTTGTCCATTCTGAAATCGATCTATGAGTATTTGAAAACACGCATCGATATGCAATTCAAAACGGAAGTCGAAGATATCCTTACTGTGAAACAAGGCGACAAGCATATCATCCAAGGTATTCTTTTAAAAGACGGCACTGAACTTCGCAGCAACCACGTGATGCTTGCTCCTGGGCGTGACGGATCTGCCTGGTTGACTCAGGTGCTCAAGAAGCGCCGTTTGAAAATGTCCAACAACCAAGTAGACGTTGGTGTACGCGTTGAAACGTCGGATGTCGTCATGCGTGAGATCAACGAGCATTTATATGAAGGCAAATTCGTTTATAACACGTCGGTCGGTACTCGCGTGCGCACATTCTGCTCCAATCCATCTGGGCATGTTGTCGTTGAGAATCACAGCGGCATCATGGCCGCGAATGGTCACTCTTATAAGGATCCTGCACTTGGCTCGAGCAATACGAATTTCGCCCTGCTCGTCTCCCATAAGTTTACAGAGCCGTTCGATAAACCGAATGAGTACGCGCGGGAGATATGTAAGCACGCCAATGATTTATCTAGCGGAGGCGTTATTGTGCAGAAATTCGGCGACATTATGCGCGGTCGCAGATCTACGGCAGATCGGATACGTGAAGGTTTCTTAGAGCCCACATTAGCAGAAGCCGTTCCTGGCGATCTTGGACTCGTGCTACCCTACAACACCATGAAAAGCCTCATTGAAATGATTCATGCGCTAGAAAAAGTAACACCAGGGATCGCGTCTGAACATACGCTTTTCTACGGCGTTGAGGCCAAATTCTACTCCGCTCGCCCGAAGCTCACTGAGCATTTTGAAACCGAAATCAAGGGCTTATACTGCGGCGGTGATGGTGCAGGCATTACTAGAGGACTAGCGCAAGCAGGGGCAGCAGGTGTTTGGGTTGCGCGCCATATTTCGCTCTAA
- a CDS encoding LytTR family transcriptional regulator DNA-binding domain-containing protein yields the protein MSIALEVQNTNTYEDFILEKDIMYFRVGEHGLVSFHGKNYHVKKRLNTEQIQTMTSNSFFFKVNTDCYVNTRKIQNIQDGKVYFEVRGAESKFTSITKLRQHRLKELVQQQKAE from the coding sequence ATGAGTATAGCGCTCGAAGTTCAGAACACGAATACCTATGAGGATTTCATACTAGAGAAGGATATCATGTATTTCCGCGTTGGCGAACACGGACTTGTCTCTTTTCACGGGAAGAACTACCATGTCAAAAAGCGATTGAATACGGAGCAAATCCAAACGATGACCTCAAACAGCTTCTTCTTCAAAGTTAACACAGACTGCTACGTCAACACACGCAAGATTCAAAACATCCAAGATGGCAAAGTCTACTTCGAAGTTAGAGGAGCTGAATCCAAATTCACCTCCATTACGAAGCTTCGTCAACACCGTCTGAAAGAGCTCGTTCAGCAGCAGAAGGCGGAATAA